Part of the Verrucomicrobiota bacterium genome, CGGCAAAACTGAAATCGTCGGGTACGACGAGCGAGTCGCCAGAAAACTGAAAGCTCAGCAATGACATGTTTGGCGTGGAGTCGTCGTTGAAAGAATTTACACTGCTGTTGGACAGAAAGACATCGTCAAAGCCGTCGGTGCCAATGAGTCGAAGGCTCAAGGCCTCGGCATCCACGGTAGCTTCGTAAAAGGGGTCGCCCCCATAGGTCAGACGGAGCCCGGCGACAAGGAACCCATCGTTGCTGAAGCGGAGGGCTTTGCCGTCGAAGTTGGCGTTGAGGACGAAACCGTCGCCGTCGAAGCCGCCACTGTTAAAAACATCGGTGCTTCCCGTGAAGACCTCGAAAGTCGAGCCGAGGGGTCCGGGGTCGATGCTGGCCTGCCGCGTCGGGCCGGCGGTGATGATGCCCATTTCCCAATCCGCAGAGGTACCGCTGCCCGTTACACCCACTAATCGCACGGCCCCGCCATACCCATTATCGGCAGGTTGTGGGAAGGGCGTTTGCGGGTCTTCGATGGACAACACGAATTTACCGTTCGTACCAATTCTCCCACTCGCGAGGACGGTATCATTATCCGTCGCCCCAAGTAACCCAATCACATCGGTAAGACCGGAAGGTGAAGTGAAATTACTGACTTCGAGAACAGCGCCAAGTAACTGTCGATCGGTCAGGACGTTGAACCTGAAGTTATCAGATCCCGTTGACGTGTTATCAGTGCTACCGCGGACGGTGTTGCGTCCCGGCCCGAGGTCGCCCAAATTTTCGCCCCCTAGGTCACCGCTGACAGCTTCGTCATAGTCTAGCGCCAGAGCCCCAGGGTTGGATATCCCGCCCCAGATCACGGCAATGAACACTATATGGAAAAAACGTTTCATGACTGATTCTCCCTAATTTAAAACTGCAAACGGCGGACTTATGACCGAAGATAGTAAGATATTTCGACGGGCTTGTCATTGGACTGGAGTCCCAAAATTCATTGGACTGGAGTGCCAAAAACACTGAATCCGTTTGGCCTCGGCTCTGTCCTGACGTGAGCTAGCCGAACGTGAACCGGGGAACAAGAGTGTTCCAAAGATCTAACCCAACACCTTCTCTATCTTATTTCTCTCACTTCACCCCGGTTCCGCTGGCCCGCTTGCCTTTCGCAGCCAATGAAACGGTTTCTCGGATCCGTTTGGTGCGGGTTTCACTGGTCCTCGCCAAGTGTATCCAACGAAGTATATCCCGTCGGGCAGAAGGCGGAAACGCCACGTAATTTGTTTGCGCGACCGGATTCGCCTCAAGAGCAAGCTGAAGATCAGGCGGCACTTCAAGAGCGTCAACCGCGTCCATCGTATGCCAGTGCCCTCCCTGAATCGCCTCTTCGATTTTGGCAAGACCTGCCGCGTGCATCCTTCCGAAAGCGATCGAGCGGGCTGCGCGCACTTTGTAGGATTGAGCCCAATGGGGAGCCCGACGCGGTGCGAGAAGCTGCATGGTCCTAAAATCGTCGAGCTTCTTGCGCCGACCATCGATCCAACCGTGGGCTACACAGGCATCCACTACCTCTCCATTGGCCACGTATTTTTCCGGAACAATCTTCTTAAAGGTGACTAACCAAATACTCTCGTTTCGACCATAGTTCTCAGAAAACCAATCCCAGAGTTCGGAAGTGGATTTTACTTCGACCTTTTCAAGGTCATCAATCACTGCCTGGAGTCTTTAAATCCGCGAGGCGAAAGTGCTGATTCGGACAATTGGTCAGCTCGCTTTCCTCTTAATTCAGCAGGAGCTTAAACTTGCGCCATTCGGCGATGAGGAGAAACAAGGAAAGCACGGTTATCAAGAGAACAGGCGGCTTCATCCATCCGCCCGGCTCGATCATTGTGTTATACAGCAGGATCA contains:
- a CDS encoding PEP-CTERM sorting domain-containing protein, whose translation is MKRFFHIVFIAVIWGGISNPGALALDYDEAVSGDLGGENLGDLGPGRNTVRGSTDNTSTGSDNFRFNVLTDRQLLGAVLEVSNFTSPSGLTDVIGLLGATDNDTVLASGRIGTNGKFVLSIEDPQTPFPQPADNGYGGAVRLVGVTGSGTSADWEMGIITAGPTRQASIDPGPLGSTFEVFTGSTDVFNSGGFDGDGFVLNANFDGKALRFSNDGFLVAGLRLTYGGDPFYEATVDAEALSLRLIGTDGFDDVFLSNSSVNSFNDDSTPNMSLLSFQFSGDSLVVPDDFSFAGAEILGLLPTDSSVITDAVLNIGAEFGSSTSFTVIPEPSSLALLTFVFAAVALCRRR
- a CDS encoding YdeI/OmpD-associated family protein, with amino-acid sequence MIDDLEKVEVKSTSELWDWFSENYGRNESIWLVTFKKIVPEKYVANGEVVDACVAHGWIDGRRKKLDDFRTMQLLAPRRAPHWAQSYKVRAARSIAFGRMHAAGLAKIEEAIQGGHWHTMDAVDALEVPPDLQLALEANPVAQTNYVAFPPSARRDILRWIHLARTSETRTKRIRETVSLAAKGKRASGTGVK